In a genomic window of Anoxybacter fermentans:
- the alaS gene encoding alanine--tRNA ligase yields MTGNELRKAFLDFFESKGHLILPSASLVPKDDPTLLWINAGMAPLKPYFDGRAVPPKRRISTAQKCIRTNDIENVGRTARHHTFFEMLGNFSFGDYFKEDAIKWAWEFVTEVLEMPEERLWVTIHPEDEEAFKIWHEQVGLSAEKILRDEENFWEIGTGTGPCGPCTEIHYDRGPEFGCGKPDCGVLCDCDRYLEVWNLVFTQYNQTEDGKYLPLPQKNIDTGMGLERVASILQGVNSNYETDLVKPVIDKVYEMTGIDYNKDEQVRTAYRVIADHIRAITFAVSDGAMPSNEGRGYVIRRILRRAVRWGRILGITEPFLYKLVPVVVNMMEEGYPELKEREEHVVRIVQTEEERFQETLDQGLHILSQMMAEQKKAGSNEITGEQAFKLYDTYGFPLDLTQDIAQEEGFTVDVDGFKAAMEEQRERARAAREEYGFGDAAAEVYKKIREEKGIPEFSGYSSLEEETEVIALVKDGRLVDSLSAGEEGQVVLKKTPFYAESGGQVGDTGRLEGEGITVTVTNTRKLAEVNFSEVLVEDGNLRVGMKVKAVVEEVLRKDTARNHSATHILHKALKEILGDHVNQAGSLVEPTRLRFDFTHYQALTDDELKAIEEKVNEEIRKNHPIETTVTTLEKAKEMGAIALFDEKYGSDVRVVSIGDYSMELCGGTHLKASGEIGLFKIVSETGIAAGTRRIEALTGRHALDYVTRRETILKEAAEIVKAKPDELVERLERLVVEIKEKDKEIDALKQKLAGSQVDEILNQVKEINGVKFLGARVEGIDASALRNMGDELKQRLGSGVIVLASDMKGKVLFVAMVTDDLTKRFHAGKIIGEVARITGGGGGGRPNMAQAGGKNPAKISEALKKAEEIVMQG; encoded by the coding sequence ATGACAGGTAATGAATTACGTAAAGCTTTTTTGGATTTTTTTGAAAGCAAAGGCCATCTGATTTTACCCAGTGCTTCGCTTGTTCCGAAAGATGATCCAACATTGCTCTGGATCAATGCCGGAATGGCGCCATTAAAGCCATATTTTGATGGACGAGCTGTTCCTCCAAAAAGAAGAATTTCTACTGCCCAAAAGTGTATCCGGACGAATGATATCGAAAATGTAGGTCGTACTGCCCGTCACCATACATTTTTTGAAATGTTGGGTAATTTCTCTTTTGGTGATTATTTCAAAGAAGATGCCATTAAATGGGCATGGGAATTTGTCACTGAAGTTCTTGAAATGCCGGAAGAGCGGCTCTGGGTTACTATCCATCCTGAGGATGAAGAAGCTTTTAAAATCTGGCATGAGCAGGTAGGGCTATCTGCTGAGAAAATTTTACGTGATGAGGAAAACTTTTGGGAGATAGGTACAGGAACAGGGCCATGCGGTCCATGTACAGAGATTCATTATGATCGCGGCCCGGAATTTGGCTGCGGTAAGCCGGATTGTGGAGTTCTTTGTGACTGTGACCGTTACTTAGAAGTATGGAATCTGGTATTTACCCAGTATAATCAGACAGAAGATGGTAAGTATTTACCTCTTCCACAGAAGAATATCGATACCGGAATGGGTTTGGAACGTGTAGCTTCCATTTTACAGGGTGTAAACTCAAATTATGAGACCGATCTGGTAAAGCCTGTTATAGATAAAGTTTATGAGATGACAGGTATTGATTACAATAAAGATGAGCAAGTGCGGACTGCATACCGGGTAATTGCTGATCATATTCGTGCGATCACCTTTGCTGTCAGTGATGGTGCTATGCCTTCTAACGAAGGCCGTGGTTATGTCATCCGCCGGATTCTTCGCCGGGCTGTCCGCTGGGGTCGGATTCTTGGCATAACTGAACCTTTCCTTTATAAATTGGTTCCTGTAGTTGTTAATATGATGGAAGAAGGATATCCTGAACTTAAAGAAAGAGAAGAACACGTCGTCCGTATTGTTCAGACTGAAGAAGAACGTTTTCAGGAGACATTGGATCAAGGTTTGCATATTTTAAGTCAGATGATGGCTGAACAAAAGAAAGCTGGTAGTAATGAGATTACCGGTGAGCAGGCCTTCAAACTATATGATACTTACGGTTTCCCACTGGATTTGACACAGGATATAGCTCAGGAAGAAGGATTTACTGTAGATGTGGATGGCTTCAAGGCTGCTATGGAAGAGCAGAGAGAACGGGCCAGGGCAGCTAGAGAAGAGTACGGCTTTGGCGATGCTGCTGCTGAGGTTTATAAAAAGATCCGTGAAGAAAAAGGTATCCCCGAATTTAGTGGTTATTCTTCATTAGAAGAAGAGACCGAAGTAATTGCTCTAGTTAAAGATGGTCGGTTGGTAGATAGCCTTTCAGCCGGGGAAGAAGGTCAGGTTGTTTTGAAGAAGACTCCATTCTATGCAGAGAGCGGTGGTCAGGTTGGTGATACCGGTCGGCTGGAGGGTGAAGGTATTACTGTTACTGTTACAAATACCCGTAAACTTGCAGAAGTTAATTTCAGTGAAGTTCTTGTTGAAGACGGTAATCTTAGGGTAGGTATGAAAGTAAAAGCTGTAGTAGAAGAAGTACTAAGAAAAGATACTGCGAGAAACCATAGTGCAACCCATATCCTTCATAAAGCTTTAAAGGAGATTTTAGGAGACCATGTAAACCAGGCTGGTTCTTTAGTTGAACCTACACGTCTTCGTTTTGACTTTACTCATTACCAGGCTTTAACTGATGATGAACTTAAGGCTATTGAAGAGAAAGTAAATGAAGAGATTCGTAAGAATCATCCTATTGAAACCACTGTTACCACTCTCGAAAAAGCTAAAGAGATGGGAGCTATTGCACTCTTTGATGAGAAATACGGTTCTGATGTTCGGGTAGTTTCCATTGGAGATTATAGTATGGAACTTTGTGGAGGTACTCATTTGAAGGCTAGTGGTGAAATTGGCCTCTTTAAGATCGTCAGTGAAACTGGAATTGCTGCTGGTACCCGCCGGATTGAAGCACTCACCGGTCGCCATGCATTAGATTATGTTACAAGAAGAGAAACTATTCTAAAAGAAGCTGCTGAAATAGTAAAAGCTAAACCGGATGAATTAGTAGAACGTCTGGAACGTCTGGTGGTTGAAATAAAAGAGAAGGATAAAGAGATCGATGCTTTGAAACAAAAACTTGCCGGTTCCCAGGTTGATGAGATTTTGAATCAGGTTAAGGAGATCAATGGTGTCAAATTCCTGGGTGCCAGGGTAGAGGGTATTGATGCCAGTGCTTTAAGGAATATGGGTGATGAGTTGAAGCAGAGATTGGGTTCTGGTGTTATTGTTCTGGCTTCTGATATGAAAGGAAAGGTTCTCTTTGTTGCCATGGTTACTGATGATCTGACTAAACGTTTCCACGCCGGTAAAATTATCGGTGAGGTTGCAAGAATTACCGGTGGTGGTGGAGGAGGAAGGCCGAATATGGCTCAAGCCGGTGGTAAAAATCCGGCTAAGATTAGTGAGGCTTTAAAGAAAGCTGAAGAGATAGTGATGCAGGGGTAA
- a CDS encoding AI-2E family transporter produces the protein MKLQEKYQKLLILILLLLAGFYFLYLVRGILFPFFMAGVIAYLVNPMIEKLLGRGFNRVGAIILLFSMLLTISLIFGVFGLPLIVEELNSLSQTLPTYVNSLQTRLDQLCKDLQRVKMPAILKQVADQTLQKVEQAGLDFLNRLTDLIFNFLSHLMSLVMAPIIAFYILKDLEILTESVKSWVPRKYQREVFKLWNDINKVLSGFMRGQFLVAIFIAILTTIGLIILKVNFAIVLGAIAGAFNVIPYLGPILGAIPAVAIVLIKSPIRALGVVILFIVIQQIESGLISPRIMGESVGLHPLTVIFAVLAGGQIGGVVGMILAVPIAGVVKVILKFIYVKLAE, from the coding sequence ATGAAATTACAGGAAAAATATCAAAAGTTATTAATTTTGATCCTTTTACTCCTGGCCGGTTTTTACTTTTTGTATCTGGTCAGGGGTATTCTTTTTCCTTTTTTTATGGCAGGTGTGATTGCTTATCTTGTTAATCCAATGATTGAAAAACTTTTGGGACGCGGTTTTAACCGGGTTGGAGCTATTATTTTACTATTCAGTATGCTTTTAACTATAAGTCTTATCTTTGGTGTTTTTGGACTTCCTTTAATTGTAGAAGAACTGAATAGTTTAAGCCAGACTCTACCTACTTATGTAAATAGCCTTCAGACTCGATTGGATCAATTATGTAAGGATTTACAGCGGGTGAAGATGCCTGCCATTTTAAAACAGGTGGCAGACCAGACTCTACAAAAAGTAGAACAGGCAGGTCTGGATTTTCTTAATCGTCTTACTGATTTGATCTTTAACTTTCTCTCTCATTTGATGAGTCTGGTAATGGCGCCAATTATAGCATTTTATATCTTAAAGGATCTGGAGATTCTGACTGAAAGTGTTAAGAGCTGGGTTCCCCGTAAATACCAAAGAGAGGTTTTTAAACTCTGGAATGATATTAATAAAGTGCTCAGTGGTTTTATGCGGGGCCAGTTTCTTGTAGCCATTTTTATTGCGATTTTAACGACAATTGGACTAATAATTTTGAAGGTTAATTTTGCCATAGTTTTAGGTGCTATTGCTGGTGCTTTTAATGTCATCCCCTATCTGGGCCCAATTCTCGGTGCAATTCCAGCAGTGGCCATAGTTCTCATCAAATCTCCTATTCGGGCTTTAGGAGTGGTGATTCTTTTTATCGTTATTCAGCAAATTGAGAGTGGTTTAATCTCACCCAGAATTATGGGTGAAAGTGTAGGTTTGCATCCATTAACAGTTATTTTTGCTGTCCTTGCCGGAGGGCAGATTGGTGGAGTTGTGGGGATGATATTGGCTGTTCCCATTGCTGGTGTAGTCAAAGTTATTTTAAAATTTATTTATGTAAAGCTAGCTGAGTAA
- a CDS encoding DUF4126 domain-containing protein: MNILWVIGLGSGLAGAAAFRAIFPLILASFTRVVNFPPALKWLQSTPVLLFLLILMVVEFLIDELPGVSFLHSIIYIAIKVLVGGILFSAAVGINPFIGIILGGLITGFLIFSRLALEPWIQREQPYFRHLEYQTIENLASIVLTIIAIAVPWFSLLVIAGLIYSTIKVAQQVA; the protein is encoded by the coding sequence ATGAATATTTTATGGGTTATCGGATTAGGAAGTGGACTTGCGGGAGCAGCTGCTTTTCGTGCTATTTTTCCGCTGATATTAGCTTCGTTTACCAGAGTTGTTAATTTTCCTCCAGCCCTGAAGTGGCTTCAGTCTACCCCTGTTTTACTATTTTTGCTAATTTTGATGGTAGTGGAATTTTTGATAGATGAGCTCCCTGGAGTAAGTTTTCTCCATTCTATTATTTACATTGCAATCAAAGTTCTTGTGGGTGGAATTCTCTTTAGTGCAGCTGTAGGAATTAATCCGTTTATAGGAATCATTCTGGGTGGATTAATTACTGGTTTTTTAATTTTTTCCCGCCTGGCTTTAGAACCCTGGATTCAGCGTGAACAACCATATTTTCGTCATTTAGAGTATCAAACTATTGAAAATCTAGCTTCCATAGTATTGACTATTATAGCCATTGCAGTTCCATGGTTTAGTCTTCTTGTTATTGCCGGGTTAATCTATAGTACAATCAAAGTTGCACAACAGGTTGCATAA
- a CDS encoding MFS transporter, whose amino-acid sequence MNILLKNSNFRILWLGETISNLGNSFSQIAIIWLIKELTGSALSMGLSMLFFYIPAIIFNSFSGVVMDLYGRKKGLITFGFFQGIVGLIIPFLMFIDRINIIYIFLIITAMSILSSFYNPIRKSIIPDLVENTNINKAVSMMEFSKKITHFLGFGLAAIIIEKIRLLYAFVLDGSSFIVAAILFCNLKVKLKRSIVNNKKTMLKIKEQYINILRLLFNNKFILSIVVLYSFLNFYFIPMNIILTKLVEQFHGDISQYSYLMMAFVIGQVLSSIISGYIKNANHRLKILNMSFLIGALLGLLGFSKSFFITEVLIGLIGIVFVSLDIFIEVFLQYIIPQDIRTGVFSIVIMLGLCLTPISYIMVSYALEVLNVLFLFKIMGSSIILLSIIFGFVSGKYYNRSFYEESFKTSIRTN is encoded by the coding sequence ATGAATATATTACTGAAAAATTCAAACTTCAGGATCTTATGGTTGGGAGAAACAATTTCTAATTTAGGAAATTCATTTTCACAAATAGCAATAATATGGTTAATAAAAGAGCTTACAGGTTCAGCCTTGTCTATGGGGCTAAGTATGTTATTTTTTTATATTCCGGCTATTATTTTTAATTCATTTTCTGGAGTGGTGATGGATTTATATGGGCGTAAAAAGGGACTCATAACTTTTGGTTTTTTTCAGGGAATAGTCGGATTGATAATACCTTTTTTGATGTTTATTGACCGTATTAATATCATATATATTTTTTTAATTATAACTGCTATGTCTATATTAAGTTCATTTTATAATCCAATTAGAAAATCTATAATTCCGGATTTAGTGGAAAATACAAATATAAATAAAGCTGTATCCATGATGGAATTTAGTAAAAAGATAACACATTTCCTGGGATTTGGTTTAGCAGCTATAATCATTGAAAAAATAAGATTATTATATGCTTTTGTTTTGGATGGAAGTTCGTTTATTGTAGCAGCTATATTGTTTTGCAATCTTAAGGTAAAATTAAAAAGAAGTATAGTGAATAATAAGAAAACAATGCTAAAGATTAAGGAACAATATATTAACATATTAAGATTATTATTTAATAATAAGTTTATATTATCTATAGTTGTACTTTATAGTTTTTTGAATTTTTATTTTATTCCAATGAATATTATATTAACGAAATTGGTTGAGCAATTTCATGGAGATATAAGTCAGTATTCTTATTTGATGATGGCTTTTGTTATAGGACAGGTTTTATCCAGTATCATTAGTGGATATATCAAAAATGCGAATCATAGGTTAAAAATTTTGAATATGTCATTTTTAATAGGGGCTTTATTGGGTTTATTGGGTTTCAGTAAAAGTTTTTTTATTACTGAAGTTTTGATAGGATTAATAGGAATAGTGTTTGTTTCTTTAGATATTTTTATTGAAGTTTTTCTTCAATATATAATACCTCAAGATATTAGAACGGGAGTATTTAGCATAGTCATAATGCTAGGTTTATGCCTTACTCCAATCTCTTATATTATGGTAAGTTATGCTTTAGAAGTTTTGAATGTTTTATTTTTATTTAAGATTATGGGTAGTAGTATTATTCTTTTAAGCATTATATTTGGATTTGTATCTGGTAAATATTATAATCGATCATTTTACGAAGAAAGTTTTAAAACTTCCATCAGGACTAACTAA